Sequence from the Spirochaetota bacterium genome:
CTATTTTTGATTCTACTTCTGTTGCAACAACACATCAAAAATTTCTTGGTAAATTCGGAATTATTTTTTGTTCTATTTCAGAAGCGATCAAAAATCATCCAGAACTCATTAAAAAATATATGGGATCTGTTGTTCCCCACACCGATAATTTTTATGCAGCTCTTAACTCTGCTGTTTTTACAGATGGATCTTTTTGTTTTATCCCTAAAGGTGTTAAATGCCCTATGGATTTAAGTACTTATTTCCGTATTAATGCAGTCGATACAGGTCAATTTGAACGAACATTAATTGTTGCTGAAGAAAATAGTTATGTTAATTATATAGAAGGTTGTACAGCTCCTCAATTCTCGTCCAATCAATTACACGCTGCGATTGTAGAAATTATTGCTTTAGATGATGCTGTAGTTAATTATTCTACCGTCCAAAACTGGTTTCCTGGTGATAAAGAAGGTTCTGGTGGTGTTTACAATTTAGTGACTAAACGAGGTATTTGTAAAGGCAATAGATCAAAAATTACTTGGACACAAATTGAAGTTGGTTCTTCTGTAACATGGAAGTATCCTTCTGTTATTCTAAAAGGTGACAACTCTCGTGGAGAATTTTATTCTGTAGCACTTACTAATAACAAAATGCAAGCTGATACAGGTACTAAAATGGTACATATAGGTAAAGGATCTACTTCTTATATTGTATCAAAAGGAATTTCTGCTGGAGAAAGTCGAAATGTTTATCGAGGATTGGTTGAATTTAAAAAATCAGCTACCAATGCCAAAAATTTCACACAATGTGATTCTATGTTAATTGGAGACAAATGTGCTGCCGTTACTTATCCGTATATCGAAGTAAAAAATTCAAGTTCACAAATTGCTCACGAAGCAACCACTAGTCAAATTAGTGCTGAACAAATTTTTTATCTTCAATCTCGTGGACTATCTCAAGAACAAGCTGTATCCTATATTCTTAATGGATTCTGTCAAGAAGTATTCAAACACCTTCCTGCTGAATTTTCTGTCGAAGCAGTTCGTTTACTAGAACTAAAACTTGAAGATTCTATTGGTTAATTTAAAGAAATAAAATAAAAAAATTAAGGAAACATACTATGTTGAAAATACAAAATTTATCTGCTCGTATTGAAGAAAAAGAAATTTTATTCGATATTTCTCTTGAATTTAAAAAGGGAGAAGTTCACGCAATTATGGGACGAAATGGTTGTGGTAAATCAACCTTGTCCAAAGTTATTGCTGGACATCCTGACTATGAAGTGACTAGCGGAGATATACTCATGATGAATGAATCTGAAGAATATATATCAATCTTAGAAATGGAACCAGAAGAAAGAGCTCATTTAGGATTATTTATAGGTTTCCAAAGTCCTATTTCTATTCCAGGACTTGATAACGAAAGTTTCTTACGAACTGTTTATAACAATCATAGTGAATTAAAAAACTTAGAAAGAATGGATGTATTAGATTTTCATGATTTTATTCTTGAAAAAATGAATAATTTAGGAATGTCAGAAGAATTTCTAAAACGAGGTGTAAACAGTGGTTTCTCTGGTGGAGAGCGTAAAAAAAATGAAATGATACAATTGGCATTATTAACACCTCGTATGGCATTACTTGACGAAATCGATTCTGGCTTGGATATTGATGCTCTTACAACTATTTGTAAAGATATTAATTCTTTTAATTCTAAAGACAATTGTTTTGCACTAATTACTCACTACAATCGTATTCTTAAACATATCAAACCTGATTTTATTCATGTATTACATAAGGGTAGAATTGTACTTACCTCTAATGACCCAAAATTAGCTCAAGACATTGAAGAGAATGGTTTTGATTCTCTTTTAGATGGGAAGGGGGAATAATGAACTCTATTGTTTCTTATTTCAAACCGTTTTCTAAAAATATTAGTTCTGAATTTCCCACTGCTAAAACAGAAGAATATCGCTATAGTAATGTTATTACAACATTATCAGCTCTTACTTTTGAAGCAGCTATTGGGAAAAAGATAAATATTCCTACAAAAGGAGATTTTTCTTTTTTTTCAGATCAAGTTCTAGAAAATTGTGCTACTAAAACATTTGAAGAATTACCAAAAAATTATCATAGACATGAAAATTATTTCAAACAAGCTAGTCTTGCTAAAGATAATAAATTCTATGAAATCACTTGTGATAAAACAGAAATATCTCTTGATTTTGTTACAAGTAAAGCTTCTGTTCTAACTGATAAAGTTTATATTCATGTTCCTTCTCAGAAAAAAGTACAGATTTATCTCAATTTTTATACAGAAGATAATAGTTTATCTATCCCTATGATTTATATAGATGCTCAAGATAATACTCATGTAGAACTTATTTATACTGTAGAAAAAGAACACAACACTGGTGTTGTAGCTCCTTTATTTGAACTGATTGCACAAGAAAAAAGCCATGTTTCTCTTCAAACATTCACCCAAGGAATCGATAATCATCGTTTAACTTTTATTGGATTTTGTGCAGGAGCAAACAGTCATATAGATCTTCGTTCAGGATTTCACCTACAAAACAAAGAATCTTGTGATCTTTTTGTAAGAATTTACCACGAAGCTGCTGATAGTACTAGTAATCAAATGATTAAAACTGTTGTCTTAGATTCTTCTCAGATGAATTTTAATGGTCTTATCTATGCAAATGGAGAAGCACATAATATTTATGCTTACCAAATGTTAAAAGGAATGATCCTTAGTGATGATGCACAAATACTAGCAAGACCTCAGCTTGATATTGAATATTTTGAGCTAGCGTGTTCTCATGGTGTTTCTATTGGTGGATTTGATCCAGAAGAACTTTTTTATCTAAAAAGTCGAGGTATTCCAAATAAAGAAGTTTATCCTTTATTATTATATGGATTCTTTACAGAACCATTCATGGAAATTCCTTTAGAAGCTTATTGGATTTCACGCATCAAGAATTTACTTGGTACAAAACAAATTTAAGCTAATTATCTAACAACAAATAAGAGAGAATTAATTTTCTCTCTTATTTTTTATAATAAATATTTTTGAAAAATTTGAATATTTATTGAATTTCTTATATAATAATCTTATACATATGGAGGAAATATTGAAAGACTATACTAAGGAAATTTTACATATCCGTAAAGAGTTTCCATTTTTTAATACCCCTCATGGACAGAAATTAATTTATATGGATAGTGCTGCGACTACTCTAAAACCGCAATCTGTTATCGATTCTATCTCCACATATAATACAGAATATTCAGCTAATATTCATAGAGCTGTTTACGATATTAGCCAACAAGCTAGCACAGCTTATGAGCAAGCGCGTGAAACAATAGCTAACTTTATTGGAGCAGAACATTCTAGTGAAGTTATTTTCACAGCTGGTACTACAGCTGGAATCAATCATTTTTCTAGATCTTTTGCTGAAGCTTATCTAAAAGAAGGTGATAGAATTGTTATATCAGAAATGGAACATCATGCAAATATATTACCATGGCAAAAAATAGCCAAAGATTTCAAATGTACCTTAGCTTTTATTCCATTAAAATTAGACGGTGAACTAGATTTATCTACTATAGATGACTTACTTTCAGCACCTACCAAATTATTAGCTATTTCTGCCCTGTCCAATGTTTTAGGAACTATTAATCCTATTACAGAACTCACTGCTAAATGTAAAAAAAATAATATTTATACTTTTATCGATGGTGCTCAAAGTGTACCTCATATGCCCTACTCACTCAAAGATAAAGATCTCAATATCGATTTTATGGTTTTTTCAGGACACAAAATGTATGCTCCTACAGGAGTCGGAATTTTTTATGGTAAAAAAGAATTGTTAAAAAAAATGCCCCCTTTCTTTTTGGGAGGAGGTATGGTATACGATGTTTCTATGGATACAGCTATTTTTAGTACCGCTCCTAGCAAATTTGAAGCTGGTACACCACCCATCGCTGAAGTAATTGCTTTTGCAGAAGCCATCAAATATTTAGAAGCAATAGGTTGGGAAACAATACAAGGTATAGATCACCAACATTTATCACTAGGACAAGAGACTTTTAACAAATTTAAAGATTATATCAAAGTGTTTGGCACTAGTTCTCATAGAGCACCGATTTTTTCTTTTCAAGTTAATGAAATCCATCCCCATGATATAGGATCTTTTTTTAATGAGTTTAATATTGGTTTGAGAACAGGGCATCAATGTACCCAACCTACTTGGAAAAGAATGGGAATCACTTCTGTAACGAGAGCCTCTACCGGTATTTATAATACCCCAGAAGAGTGGGAGTATTTTGAAAAAATAACAAAATCTCTATTGGAGTTTTTTAATGTTAGCAAATTTAGCTAGTTTATATCAAGAACTTATTCTTGAACATAGTAAAAGTCCTAGAAACATAGGTGTACTAGACACCCCTACTTCTAAAAAAGGACTAGGTATCAATCCTTCTTGTGGCGACAAACTAATATTATCTCTTGATATTCAAGATAATATTATCATTGAGATCAAACATGATAGTGATGGATGTTCTATTTTTAGAGCAAATTGTTCACTCATGAGCCAATTACTAATAGGTAAAACAACAAAAGAAGCCGAAGAAATATTAAAGTTATTTATAAGATTAATTACTTTCGATGAAAACAATACTTTCACGGAAGACGAGATTAAACCATTAGGTAAACTTCAAGTATTTCAAAATATTGCCAATTATCCTGCTCGAGTTAAGTGTGCTGCTCTTTTTACGAGAACAATACAAGATCTTATTACAAACTATGATTCTATTGAAGAAAATCATTTAGTATCTACAGAAAATGATTTTTAAAATAATACTATAATAAAAATAAATAAAAAAACACTATTCTGAAGAATAGTGTTTTTTTATCTAATAATTGAAAATTAATTGTTTAATATTTTTATTCATATCAATTTAATGATAAAACTGTGTAATCAGAAATAAGCCAAGAACCTTGAGTACTTCTATAAAGTGTAAACACATATCTTATCTTTCTACTAGTAAAACGAATACTTTCTGTTGCATCTACCGTAACTGTGGCTTGTTGACCTTGAATAACAGTCTCTTTAATATTATAACCAATAAGAGGAATATTCCAGTGTATAGTTAAAAATTTTTTAAAATTCTCTATTAATTCTAACTTGAAAGTTCCATCTTTAGAATTATTATATTGAAATGAGTAATTATGAAAAATCTGAATTAATCGTTCTGCATCAATATGTAATAAAAATTTACTCCAATCTTTCACAAATTGTGCATCAAAAAAACTTTGAATTATTTCACTAGGTAATAAAGTAACCAATTTCTTTAATTCTTGGTCTCTTAAGATTAAATCTGCTGATATTTTTTGTTGAACTAACAATGGTGGCGTATGTGAAAAAGAAGTGTTGTCAGATGTTATAAAAACAGACTTATTATCAGGATCAGGAAAAAATATCCCTTTAACATAGAATGTTTCGTCAGTAGTAATATTATACAAATACCTAAGATCAAACATTCTAGAAAAAGATTCCCCTGGCATAAGATTAATATTTCTATATAATGATGGATTTGAAAAAGCACCTGTTAATCGAACATCTGTATTATGATTTACTTCTATTTCTTCATTTCTTGAGGTTTTTAGTTCAAAATCAATAGATTGATCTAAAATATCAGAAAGTACAAAAGAACTTTCTTCAGTACCTGTATTTTCAATAGAAAATTTAATATTAATAGATTCATCACCCTGATAATTTTGTTTTATAAATGATATCTCTATCTTGTTATTATTAGTATCAAAAGTAGATTGAGTATACAAAGAAGAAGCTATTATAAATATAAAAAAAGATAGTAATACCATATTATAGTATCTCCTTACAAGATTAACACTAATTATAGTATCGGAATTTTCAAAAAAAAAATTAGAATTTGAATTATTATATAGATATCAAAAATTTGTATTTATCAATTTGATATCTATTTATAATGTGTTATAATTAAATATAGAATTTATCTATAATAAATATATAAAAGAGGTTTCTATGAATAAAATTTCTAGAAAAGTTGCTGTTATTGGCTTAGGCAATGTTGGTTTAGGTACAGCTATTACAATTCTTAATCAAGGAATTGCGGATGAATTATTACTTATAGATCGTAATGAATATAAAGTAGAAGGTGAAGCTTGGGATATGGCTAACGCAATTGCTTTTTTTACATCTCAATCAAAAGTCCGAACTGCTTCTTATTCAGATTTAAAAGATGTTGATATTATTTGTGTGGCTGCAAGTGCTGCACCTCCCGAGGGTGGTGATCGTATTGCCGAACTAAAACTCAATTCAAATATCGTTCGTTCTGTTGTTAGACAAGCTGTAGATAATGGATTTAATGGTATTTTTATTATTCAATCAAATCCTGTAGATATTCTTACTTTTGTAGCTTTACAAGAAAGTGGATTTCCTGCAAATCGTGTGATTGGAACAGGTACTCTTCTTGACACAGGGCGTCTAAGACAAGTGATTTCTGAAATTTGTGGAAATATTGATATTCGTTCCGTGATTGGATATATGATGGGTGAACATGGGAATTCTCAAGCATTAATTTGGAGTAGTGTCCGTGTTGGTGGTAAATCATATCTAAAAATGAGAGAAGAAGATCCTCAAAAATATGCTCAATTATCTCTTGATGAAATAAAAGCAAAAGTCATAGGAATGGCATGGGAAATTATTGATAGAAAAGGTAATACAGCTTATGGTATTGGTGCTGTTGCAGTTCGTATTATTAAGTGTATTTTTCGTGATCAGAAATCTATTATCCCTGTCTCTGCATACTTAGATGGTCAATATGGTCAAAAAGGATTTGTTGCTAGTGTTCCTGCTATTGTTGGACAAAATGGTATTGAAGGTATAGTTGAACTTAATATGACTAAAGAAGAAGAAACAGAACTTCAAAAATCATTTGAATTACTAAAAAAACATTCTATATAATAAAAAAAAAGATTCCTAGTTAATATTAGGAATCTTTTTTTTGTTATTTTTTTAAAATAATCATTTCAGTTATTTTTGTTATCTTTATAATGGTTTAATGTATTTTGTTGAAATTTTTGTTGCTCATACTGTACTTGTTGTTGACTTTCTTGTAATAGGTTATATTCTTGTTGGAGTTGGTTTTTATTTTTCTCTATATTATTTTGTTCTAAAATTTTCTGCATTGATAATTTAAATTTTTGCTGTGGAATATTTTCTAATATTGATTCAATCATTAAACTTACTTTTTTAACCCCTTTTTCTAATAATTCAATACTTTGCTCAAGTTCTTTATTAAAAAACTGTGTTACTTGTTTTTTTGACTTTTTCATATAAAGCTCCTCTTTTGCAATATATTTATATTTAGTCATAGAATTATCAAAAAACAAATAAACTGCATTTTATTTATAGTATTAATATATTTTTTAACTATTTGACATTCTATATTTTATTACATATCTTTGAATTAATAATTTAATAAAAAATATTAAATTAATGTTTAGGAGGAAGTTATGGACTTTCAAAAAAAAATAGCTACTCATATGAATGATGCTAAAAATTGGATGCACAATCATTTGAATTTTGCACATAAAAAATATCATTGTGATATGTTCATGAATATGGAAGAGTTTTCTCCAAGAATGGAATGGTTGCATTTAACCAACATTCTTCCAGGTGAATTATTAGAAGAAATTCATCTTTTTGCTTTAAAAGAACATGAGAAGTTTTTGAGTTCTCATTTTAAATTTGCAAAAAAAATGAAAGAGTTACATCATAAAAAAGAAATCTTACACTTAGATATTATAGAACATTGCCATCTCAAAGAAAG
This genomic interval carries:
- the sufB gene encoding Fe-S cluster assembly protein SufB, whose protein sequence is MSDSALQDFMAQEYQYGFKSEIDSDEAPIGLSEDIIRLISQKKGEPEYMLEYRLNAFRHWQKLEQPTWSRTEIEPIDFDKLRYYSAPKKNTAPKRSSLDEVDPEVLKTFERLGISLDEQKRLSNVAIDAIFDSTSVATTHQKFLGKFGIIFCSISEAIKNHPELIKKYMGSVVPHTDNFYAALNSAVFTDGSFCFIPKGVKCPMDLSTYFRINAVDTGQFERTLIVAEENSYVNYIEGCTAPQFSSNQLHAAIVEIIALDDAVVNYSTVQNWFPGDKEGSGGVYNLVTKRGICKGNRSKITWTQIEVGSSVTWKYPSVILKGDNSRGEFYSVALTNNKMQADTGTKMVHIGKGSTSYIVSKGISAGESRNVYRGLVEFKKSATNAKNFTQCDSMLIGDKCAAVTYPYIEVKNSSSQIAHEATTSQISAEQIFYLQSRGLSQEQAVSYILNGFCQEVFKHLPAEFSVEAVRLLELKLEDSIG
- the sufC gene encoding Fe-S cluster assembly ATPase SufC codes for the protein MLKIQNLSARIEEKEILFDISLEFKKGEVHAIMGRNGCGKSTLSKVIAGHPDYEVTSGDILMMNESEEYISILEMEPEERAHLGLFIGFQSPISIPGLDNESFLRTVYNNHSELKNLERMDVLDFHDFILEKMNNLGMSEEFLKRGVNSGFSGGERKKNEMIQLALLTPRMALLDEIDSGLDIDALTTICKDINSFNSKDNCFALITHYNRILKHIKPDFIHVLHKGRIVLTSNDPKLAQDIEENGFDSLLDGKGE
- a CDS encoding SufD family Fe-S cluster assembly protein, yielding MNSIVSYFKPFSKNISSEFPTAKTEEYRYSNVITTLSALTFEAAIGKKINIPTKGDFSFFSDQVLENCATKTFEELPKNYHRHENYFKQASLAKDNKFYEITCDKTEISLDFVTSKASVLTDKVYIHVPSQKKVQIYLNFYTEDNSLSIPMIYIDAQDNTHVELIYTVEKEHNTGVVAPLFELIAQEKSHVSLQTFTQGIDNHRLTFIGFCAGANSHIDLRSGFHLQNKESCDLFVRIYHEAADSTSNQMIKTVVLDSSQMNFNGLIYANGEAHNIYAYQMLKGMILSDDAQILARPQLDIEYFELACSHGVSIGGFDPEELFYLKSRGIPNKEVYPLLLYGFFTEPFMEIPLEAYWISRIKNLLGTKQI
- a CDS encoding aminotransferase class V-fold PLP-dependent enzyme, with translation MKDYTKEILHIRKEFPFFNTPHGQKLIYMDSAATTLKPQSVIDSISTYNTEYSANIHRAVYDISQQASTAYEQARETIANFIGAEHSSEVIFTAGTTAGINHFSRSFAEAYLKEGDRIVISEMEHHANILPWQKIAKDFKCTLAFIPLKLDGELDLSTIDDLLSAPTKLLAISALSNVLGTINPITELTAKCKKNNIYTFIDGAQSVPHMPYSLKDKDLNIDFMVFSGHKMYAPTGVGIFYGKKELLKKMPPFFLGGGMVYDVSMDTAIFSTAPSKFEAGTPPIAEVIAFAEAIKYLEAIGWETIQGIDHQHLSLGQETFNKFKDYIKVFGTSSHRAPIFSFQVNEIHPHDIGSFFNEFNIGLRTGHQCTQPTWKRMGITSVTRASTGIYNTPEEWEYFEKITKSLLEFFNVSKFS
- a CDS encoding SUF system NifU family Fe-S cluster assembly protein, with amino-acid sequence MLANLASLYQELILEHSKSPRNIGVLDTPTSKKGLGINPSCGDKLILSLDIQDNIIIEIKHDSDGCSIFRANCSLMSQLLIGKTTKEAEEILKLFIRLITFDENNTFTEDEIKPLGKLQVFQNIANYPARVKCAALFTRTIQDLITNYDSIEENHLVSTENDF
- a CDS encoding L-lactate dehydrogenase, with translation MNKISRKVAVIGLGNVGLGTAITILNQGIADELLLIDRNEYKVEGEAWDMANAIAFFTSQSKVRTASYSDLKDVDIICVAASAAPPEGGDRIAELKLNSNIVRSVVRQAVDNGFNGIFIIQSNPVDILTFVALQESGFPANRVIGTGTLLDTGRLRQVISEICGNIDIRSVIGYMMGEHGNSQALIWSSVRVGGKSYLKMREEDPQKYAQLSLDEIKAKVIGMAWEIIDRKGNTAYGIGAVAVRIIKCIFRDQKSIIPVSAYLDGQYGQKGFVASVPAIVGQNGIEGIVELNMTKEEETELQKSFELLKKHSI